In Primulina eburnea isolate SZY01 chromosome 5, ASM2296580v1, whole genome shotgun sequence, a single window of DNA contains:
- the LOC140831574 gene encoding probable methyltransferase At1g29790 — translation MVSCFPSCRIGRIMGWVQVVLGGLVIIVSLSTLGKLYSAGVFLHSDHICPHLYDVKHVVLQEIDFRALAARVDEVLNKMESLQENLESAVHRMNNNKVSISSLEYKEFLEDEVIRPIYRAYIALRQIRFPKIEGSENITIKEDPLINTFVVEEIRKYITPKGNRLGNINIYGSDNVYNTIGHACVLMKKELEEYMDYDVGSYCKDDWNLGQKLMVHGCDPLPRRRCLTRASKLYLRPYSINESLWRIPEGRNVRWSNYQCRNFECLSSKNPKRGYSKCTGCFEMEKEKLKWITNTTLPIDFLIQDVLSIKPGEIRIGLDFGIGTGTFAARMREQNVTVVSTALNLGAPFSETIALRGLIHLYLTLNQRLPFFDNTMDLIHTAGFMDGWLDLQLLDFILFDWDRVLRPGGLLWIDRFFCKRKDLDEYMYMFLQFRYRKHKWALAPKSKDEVFLSALLEKPPRSL, via the coding sequence ATGGTGTCGTGTTTTCCTTCGTGTAGAATAGGAAGAATAATGGGTTGGGTTCAAGTTGTGCTAGGAGGTCTTGTTATAATCGTGAGCTTATCCACACTGGGTAAGCTCTACTCTGCAGGAGTTTTCTTACACAGTGACCATATATGTCCCCATCTCTATGATGTTAAGCATGTAGTGCTTCAAGAAATCGATTTCAGAGCTCTAGCAGCTCGAGTAGATGAAGTGCTTAACAAGATGGAAAGCCTCCAAGAGAATCTTGAATCAGCCGTGCATCGAATGAATAACAACAAAGTCAGTATTTCAAGTTTGGAGTACAAGGAGTTCTTGGAAGACGAGGTGATTAGGCCAATCTATAGAGCCTACATTGCTCTCAGGCAAATTCGTTTCCCGAAAATCGAAGGGAGCGAAAACATTACTATAAAAGAGGATCCTTTGATCAATACTTTCGTAGTCGAGGAGATTCGGAAGTACATAACACCTAAAGGGAATAGGTTGGGTAATATCAACATATATGGATCCGACAATGTCTACAACACGATAGGGCATGCTTGCGTGCTTATGAAGAAAGAATTGGAAGAGTATATGGATTATGATGTTGGATCTTATTGTAAAGATGATTGGAACTTGGGTCAAAAGCTTATGGTTCACGGGTGTGATCCACTGCCTCGAAGACGTTGCTTGACACGAGCCTCTAAACTATACTTGAGACCTTATTCGATCAACGAGTCACTTTGGAGGATACCAGAGGGAAGAAATGTGAGGTGGAGTAATTATCAGTGCAGAAACTTTGAGTGCTTATCTAGCAAGAATCCAAAACGAGGTTATTCAAAGTGCACCGGATGCTTCGAAATGGAAAAGGAAAAACTCAAGTGGATTACAAACACTACCCTTCCTATAGATTTCTTGATCCAAGATGTTTTATCAATCAAACCGGGGGAGATAAGAATCGGTTTGGATTTTGGTATAGGCACAGGGACATTTGCAGCACGAATGAGAGAGCAAAACGTGACCGTAGTTTCGACAGCCTTAAACTTAGGAGCCCCTTTTAGTGAAACCATTGCTTTAAGAGGCTTGATCCATTTATATCTGACATTGAACCAACGCCTACCCTTCTTTGATAACACGATGGACTTGATTCACACTGCAGGCTTTATGGATGGATGGCTCGACTTACAGCTGTTAGATTTCATCTTGTTCGACTGGGATCGTGTTTTGAGGCCTGGTGGATTGCTATGGATCGATAGGTTCTTCTGTAAAAGGAAAGACTTGGATGAGTACATGTATATGTTTTTGCAGTTTAGATATAGGAAACACAAGTGGGCACTTGCTCCCAAATCTAAGGATGAAGTTTTTCTTTCAGCTTTGCTGGAGAAGCCTCCTAGATCACTTTAA
- the LOC140832164 gene encoding transcription factor bHLH157-like translates to MGTGQKIDSNTKETLRNLCCSNGWSYALFWGFDHTNSLLLTLKDEYYEEQMGAMIDNMLLQVHVLGGGVIGQAAFTKNDRWMFSEYHNERQSSLGSFQSLEVFQDDSELYCQFSMGIETIALISVEPWGVVQFGSTRKILETKDFVEQVKGLFRVMAEGKKFQSAENEPASSKTQFHESTTQFMSSLSHGISHSMNQNILSDAFSEDFLDLNSSMVVSSQLDNLFLESGDIFNFPATKELSSNSEISAVTSSWPHLTSRLSENAALSSLNANVNSASTSSLEQDFSEEFTHSRYSALLLDSSNCGTQRPSGLLTLEELFQENDFEEALSKSFPGDDLSKWFSPLRGQNNTSFPAVLRSSDPRGCNSPINIPEKVVRHCLSSITDTFRTDHVKETQQDWSETLMPVVDCDDLNFGADDTNCISQKCVQSDVGTISNSLFSKLGLDRILDGSASNSCTFSQSKFDIQSSSSAKRRKLESYLSGHDQVNYQDSPIFDEKRKSLNNAASLKEPGLCIGNRCSSSAQNSSMSRGPDELKKSGKKKAKTGTKPRPKDRQMIQDRLVELRGLIPNGEKMSIDRLLERTIRHLNFMSGLIKHAETLKKIDKPKSGVVSKDNFDNCGGGGITWACEVGEQMMVCPLKVEDLSNPGQMLIEIQCEEQGFFLEIADLIRGFGLVILKGVLKALESNIWAQFIVEAEENRHVTRHEVFSSLIQLLQMTSQSTANATNDPLGRVISSGISLFNHHKPTISFPVNLIS, encoded by the exons ATGGGTACAGGACAAAAGATTGATTCAAATACAAAAGAGACACTAAGGAATCTTTGTTGCAGTAATGGATGGAGTTATGCCCTTTTCTGGGGATTTGATCACACAAATTCTTT GTTGTTGACATTGAAAGATGAATATTATGAGGAACAAATGGGAGCTATGATTGATAATATGCTGCTACAAGTGCATGTTCTTGGAGGAGG GGTCATTGGTCAAGCAGCATTTACTAAAAATGATAGATGGATGttttctgaatatcacaatgagaGACAAAGTTCTTTAGGATCATTCCAAAGTCTTGAGGTTTTTCAG GATGATTCTGAATTGTATTGCCAATTTTCTATGGGGATAGAG ACTATAGCTCTAATTTCAGTAGAACCATGGGGTGTTGTGCAATTTGGTTCCACTCGCAAG ATTCTCGAGACAAAAGATTTTGTAGAACAAGTGAAAGGACTTTTTAGAGTAATGGCTGAAGGTAAAAAATTCCAgtcggcagaaaatgagcccgCGTCTTCCAAAACTCAATTCCATGAGTCCACTACGCAGTTTATGTCATCGCTATCACATGGCATTTCACATTCCATGAATCAAAATATTCTAAGTGATGCATTCTCTGAAGATTTTCTGGACTTGAATAGTTCGATGGTTGTCTCATCTCAGCTAGATAATCTCTTCTTGGAGTCGGGGGACATTTTTAATTTCCCAGCCACCAAAGAGCTTAGCAGTAATAGTGAAATTTCAGCTGTAACTTCATCTTGGCCTCATTTGACATCCAGATTGAGTGAAAATGCAGCTCTCTCAAGTTTAAATGCCAATGTCAACTCGGCTTCCACTTCATCACTAGAGCAAGATTTCTCCGAGGAATTTACACACTCTCGATATTCTGCTTTGTTGCTTGATTCATCTAATTGTGGGACTCAAAGGCCATCTGGCCTATTGACATTGGAGGAGTTATTTCAGGAGAATGATTTTGAAGAGGCCCTGTCAAAATCTTTCCCAGGAGATGATCTTTCTAAGTGGTTTTCTCCCTTGAGAGGCCAAAACAACACCTCATTCCCAGCTGTACTAAGAAGTAGTGATCCGAGGGGATGTAATTCTCCAATCAATATCCCCGAAAAAGTTGTTAGACATTGTCTGAGTTCTATTACAGATACATTCAGAACGGATCATGTAAAAGAAACACAACAGGATTGGAGTGAAACTTTGATGCCTGTTGTGGATTGCGATGACTTGAATTTTGGTGCAGATGACACCAACTGCATTTCTCAGAAGTGTGTACAGTCCGATGTCGGGACGATCTCTAATAGCTTGTTCTCAAAATTAGGCCTTGACCGCATTTTAGATGGTTCTGCTAGTAATTCTTGTAcattttcacaatcaaaatttgATATTCAGTCATCCTCTTCTGCTAAAAGAAGAAAACTAGAGAGCTATTTGTCGGGCCATGACCAAGTTAATTatcaagactctcctatcttcgATGAAAAAAGGAAATCGCTTAATAATGCGGCCTCTTTGAAAGAACCAGGTTTGTGTATCGGTAACAGATGTAGCTCGAGTGCTCAAAACTCTAGTATGTCAAGGGGCCCAGATGAGCTGAAAAAATCTGGGAAGAAAAAGGCTAAAACTGGGACCAAACCGAGGCCAAAAGATCGTCAAATGATCCAAGACCGTCTTGTGGAGTTAAGGGGACTCATTCCTAATGGTGAAAAG ATGAGCATTGACCGTCTATTGGAACGAACCATAAGACATTTAAACTTCATGTCTGGTCTCATAAAGCATGCTGAAACTCTGAAAAAAATTGACAAGCCAAAG AGTGGGGTTGTCTCAAAAGACAATTTTGATAATTGTGGCGGAGGTGGAATTACGTGGGCATGTGAAGTAGGCGAGCAAATGATGGTTTGTCCTCTGAAAGTTGAGGACCTTAGCAATCCTGGTCAAATGCTTATAGAG ATCCAATGCGAAGAACAAGGTTTCTTTTTGGAGATTGCAGATTTAATCCGAGGTTTTGGCTTGGTTATCCTCAAGGGAGTGCTAAAAGCTCTTGAATCTAATATTTGGGCTCAGTTCATCGTGGAGGCTGAG GAAAACCGGCATGTCACACGCCATGAAGtattctcctccctcattcaGCTTTTGCAGATGACTTCCCAAAGTACAGCAAATGCAACAAATGATCCACTCGGTAGAGTCATCAGTTCGGGCATATCCTTGTTCAACCATCACAAACCGACCATTTCATTTCCTGTCAATTTAATCAGTTGA
- the LOC140832165 gene encoding uncharacterized protein produces MTDNIITSTIPQSTQLTANSRIICRVCEKQFTQYTCPRCNIRYCSLQCYKSHNLRCTESFMKENVVQELQQLQPDETSKKKMLDILKRFHEEAETSGMDSDELDSFLSEETIQKILSGDQLGYDDLSTEEKKHFHRAIASGELSKMIEPWNPWWLRFSAKYISLSLDGTQLVRPVVKQDLVASSEDAANGDQWHDIPSGPETPIPPLNQLTTTEPSPLLTVHAVDIIYSYCFTLRLYNGDWKSDAFESATTLLTVSSVLGQLARPETVFEALLHCLERTCSTAYKHMGGLPFGLMLLDDVTNLLYLGGAALVCLLCDLQKMIQAAERQLKSEKMNKSKRAELKTKFKPVERKVYFMLSWVHEQPAEAWSILASVVNAEKSSVMEHVDSKICSAKMKGEVGRNSTPLIQEVQSCHD; encoded by the exons ATGACGGACAATATCATCACCTCAACAATCCCTCAATCAACGCAACTCACCGCTAACTCCCGCATAATCTGTCGCGT GTGTGAAAAACAATTTACACAATATACATGCCCTCGGTGCAATATTCGGTATTGCTCTCTGCAATGTTACAAg TCCCATAATCTTCGTTGTACCGAATCTTTTATGAAAGAAAATGTTGTTCAAGAACTGCAACAACTGCAACCTGACGAAACAAGCAAAAAGAAAATGTTGGACATACTTAAACGGTTCCACGAGGAAGCGGAAACAAGTGGCATGGATAGCGATG AGTTGGATTCTTTTTTATCGGAGGAGACTATCCAAAAGATTCTTTCTG GGGATCAATTAGGATACGATGATTTATCTACTGAAGAAAAGAAACATTTCCATCGAGCAATTGCCTCGGGAGAGCTTAGCAAGATGATTGAACCATGGAATCCTTGGTGGTTAAGGTTTTCTGCCAAATATATATCACTTAGCTTGGATGGGACCCAATTAGTCAGACCTGTTGTGAAACAAGATTTGGTGGCATCTTCTGAAGATGCTGCCAATGGTGATCAGTGGCACGACATCCCTTCTGGGCCTGAAACTCCCATTCCACCTCTGAACCAACTCACTACTACTGAGCCATCTCCACTTTTAACAGTGCATGCTGTTGACATTATATACAGTTATTGTTTCACCCTTCGTCTTTACAATGGGGATTGGAAATCCGATGCCTTTGAATCAGCGACAACTCTACTGACTGTATCTTCTGTTTTGGGTCAACTTGCACGCCCGGAGACTGTGTTTGAAGCTTTGTTGCATTGCTTGGAGCGTACATGCTCTACTGCTTACAAGCACATGGGTGGTTTGCCGTTTGGATTGATGCTCTTGGATGATGTAACTAACCTACTTTATCTTGGAGGTGCAGCTTTAGTCTGCTTGTTGTGTGACTTGCAGAAGATGATTCAAGCTGCCGAGAGACAGCTTAAGTCGGAGAAAATGAACAAGTCGAAAAGGGCCGAACTGAAGACCAAGTTTAAGCCTGTGGAACGGAAAGTTTACTTCATGTTGAGTTGGGTTCACGAGCAACCAGCTGAGGCGTGGTCCATCTTGGCCAGTGTTGTGAATGCTGAGAAGTCTTCTGTTATGGAACATGTGGATAGTAAAATATGCTCTGCTAAAATGAAGGGTGAAGTGGGACGAAACAGTACACCATTGATCCAGGAGGTTCAGAGCTGCCATGACTGA
- the LOC140832163 gene encoding plant UBX domain-containing protein 10-like, translating to MGDVSDKLAYFQAITGIDDTDLCTEILTAHGWDLELAISSITATEDHRPFAPDVTDTAVSPTTTADRESQDIGLVLPPSGNNNRPPGLAWKLITLPFSIVSSSLGLISGAIGFGIWAAGGVLSYSLGTIGLYVPARLGSAPPVSVSQSAAEAVDFVSRFERSYGSARPNFLADSFMDALQRSRQEYKLLFVYLHSPDHQDTPVFCENTLCNDVFVAFVNENFVAWGGSVKASEGFKMSNSLKASRFPFCAVVMAATNQRIALLQQIEGPKSPEEMVTMLQRVLEESASVLVSARLEAEERINNMRLREEQDAAYRAALETDQARERQRKEELEKLERETAEAERKRKEEEVAREKTLQEAAAKEAALAKMREDKCLSLGAEPEKGPDVTQVLVRFPSGERKDRRFHCTSTIQSLYDYVDSLGCLEVDSYRLVSNFPRIVYGPEKLALSLKEAGLHPQASLFVELN from the exons ATGGGGGATGTCTCTGATAAACTGGCGTATTTTCAGGCAATCACTGGCATCGATGATACTGATTTGTGCACTGAAATCCTAACGGCTCATGGCTGGGACCTTGAATTAGCCATCTCCTCCATCACCGCAACAGAAGACCACCGTCCCTTCGCCCCTGACGTCACCGACACTGCTGTCTCCCCTACCACAACAGCAGATCGAGAGTCCCAAGATATAGGCTTAGTACTTCCACCCAGCGGCAATAACAATCGACCCCCTGGCCTCGCTTGGAAATTGATCACGCTCCCTTTTTCCATCGTTTCCAGTAGCCTAGGGTTGATATCCGGCGCAATTGGCTTCGGTATCTGGGCAGCAGGTGGTGTTTTGTCATACTCACTCGGCACGATCGGCCTCTACGTCCCCGCGCGGTTAGGATCCGCTCCTCCGGTTTCGGTGTCTCAGTCTGCAGCGGAGGCCGTGGATTTTGTATCGAGATTTGAAAGGAGTTATGGGAGTGCGCGTCCCAATTTCTTGGCCGACAGTTTCATGGACGCATTGCAAAGGTCTAGGCAGGAATATAAGCTATTGTTTGTATACTTGCACTCGCCAGATCACCAAGACACCCCAGTTTTCTGTGAGAATACTTTGTGTAATGATGTATTTGTGGCGTTTGTGAATGAGAATTTTGTGGCGTGGGGTGGAAGTGTTAAGGCTAGCGAAGGGTTCAAGATGAGCAATAGTCTGAAGGCATCCAGGTTTCCCTTTTGCGCTGTGGTTATGGCTGCAACAAATCAGAGGATTGCATTGCTGCAGCAG ATCGAGGGCCCTAAATCTCCTGAAGAAATGGTGACAATGTTGCAGAGAGTGCTTGAAGAAAGTGCTTCTGTTCTTGTTTCAGCCAGGCTCGAAGCCGAAGAAAGAATAAACAATATGCGTCTAAGAGAGGAACAGGATGCTGCTTATCGAGCAGCACTTGAGACTGATCAA GCTAGGGAGCGCCAGAGGAAAGAGGAGCTAGAAAAACTGGAACGTGAAACTGCTGAAGCTGAGAGGAAAAGGAAGGAGGAAGAGGTAGCTCGTGAAAAAACATTGCAGGAAGCTGCTGCGAAAGAAGCTGCACTAGCTAAGATGCGGGAGGATAAATGTTTATCACTAGGCGCAGAACCAGAGAAAGGGCCTGATGTTACTCAA GTTTTGGTTCGTTTTCCTTCTGGAGAGCGAAAAGATAGGAGGTTTCATTGTACGTCAACAATACAGTCTCTGTATGACTATGTTGATTCTTTAGGCTGTTTGGAAGTTGACAGCTACAGGCTAGTCTCCAACTTTCCTCGTATTGTTTACGGGCCGGAGAAACTTGCTTTATCACTTAAAGAAGCAGGATTACATCCTCAGGCGAGTCTTTTTGTGGAGTTGAACTAA